The region ttaacttattttactATCTagataagttaatttttttaaaatttatatttattcttaGCTGCTTATAAATTCGGAGCAAACAAAATATATACatcaatatcaactcaaaaaCCAGCTAGATAAAAGATGGATTCAACTGGATCCAAgctcatataaaaataatatatatatatatgtatatatatatatatatatatatatatatatatatatatatatatatatatatatatatatatatatatatatatatatatatatatatatatatatatatatatatatatatatatatatatatatatatatatatatatgagaagAAGTTATTAATTAAAGGAACATGTCCATTTTTGTAGCATATATAAATACTTATAATTAATTTCTGGAAGCCTTTACTTtaaatcaatatcaaaattGTCACGTGAGAAAAGGTTACCAATTAGCAGGAATGTCACATGTATACAAATGTGAAATAATCTAAATTTTCAAACAATGAAAATGATCAAATGGATCGATCTAATTAATTAGGTTCATGAAAAGTGGTGGTAAAAGTATGGTAAGAGCGTTGTTTGCCTGTGACATacattaatatttaaatcagAGGTGAAACTTTGAGGTCTACCATAATTATCTACAAGGCTCcttcgatttaaattttttggtttactaaattttttattgtttcattTTCATCACagaactttaatttattttaatttatacactTCAATTATCTCATGTACAACTAAATCGTGCCaaatatttggaaaaaaaaaaaaaaaaaaaaatcgtgcCAAATCATAAAGATACAATTTTCCTCTAACACCAAGAaatgaaataatttattatttattattaatgtaaaaaaaatatgacgTGAAAATACTCGGTTGCTATATAAACTCAATTAGATCTGTATCACGACAAATTTTATGTTGCTTTTAATTTTAAGGTTATAtgcaaataaattcttttaatatatatgtctagcaatttaagtatgatagtaaaatttaacaattcacaatattattttagttataaatgcGAGGTGTTCTAAATGAATCCCAAggtacttttaaatttttcacatCCAGATTAATCCTCACTCGACATGTAGGGATTTTGCgagagataaaattttaattctaaattttaaatagttgTATGTATAAAATATAGTTTGAATCTGCAATATTCCCACTTAAGTCGGGAGAACTCTTTACCAAATTACACACatctttaaaagaaaacaaaaaattacaTTGTCATTTTGAAGTCCAACATCATTATCTGACGtcttatttattaaaaactttcaaaaatcgTATCGTTTTGGCGATGAAAAAATTGCTaagatattaattttcaaaaatatattagaCTATTagttatcattttttataagtcgtgtttaaatcattaaaaagataGGTTTCTATCTATAACCAAttctaattttgaaattaagtgtttaaattataaaaaaaaagtatttttctcTAATCTCATCTCTTTCTCGAGTCAAACCCATGTCTTGTTGCCTATGTTATACTTCATATATAAAGACATAACCCACCATCTCTCTTTTCAACAATAATTTTCAGTTTCGGTTGGTACCCCATCCTTCTGTCTTTCTCTCTaatcttttcttttttgcaatttcatcctttttaacattttcttctttctaaaatttgtcttactgcaccatttttttctctttctatttCTTCACTCAGATTCTTGTTGGCTCTATCTGTTTTCCCCTAACTCCCATGCAACTTCCATTTCATTGCCCTACacgtttttttctttctcttttcttttatttacttTGCATTTTTAACTCATAATCTAAGGGTCATTGATTTTTagagttactaaattatcattttaatgattattaaactttaattctatttcaaatgaaaaaaaattatgagtgTCAATAGGTGTTTGCTTAAAATGCATACACGACAATCAATTTTGCTGATTTTTACTTGAAAATTTGCGATGTATGCAAAAATCAGCAAAAACCGATTACCAAAAAAATTAGTCttaaaatttgtaatatttGCTTCAAAACCTATGACTACTACCAATTTTTTCATTTACTGTATAGCTGTAAGTTTAATCgggtaattttttttctttgttttttcagGAGGAGGACCCATCATTTCACTAGGGTTTGTCCTTGCATGAATTAAGCAATTTTACTTAGGGTTTTTGACATATTTAGCCATCTCCATTTCCCATATATATAGCAATGGATAAAGAAGAGCACTACTCGGTATATATATTTTCAGCTCAAaccttataataattattatatatctaCATATTTATCATTTCACAATCATGCTATATTGGTCTGAGCTCAACTTATTTTTGCAGGCAGCTTTTAACGGTCTAGATTACTCTTTATATCAGCAACAAGAACAAGAACACCAGCTCAATAATCCAAATCAGCACCAACAAATTATACCATCTTCTACATTTTGTAATTCTTCTTCTCCTCTCGATAAATTAAGCTTTGCAGATGTTATGCAGTTCGCAGATTTCGGCCCGAAATTAGCGTTAAATCAAACTAAGATTAATGAGGATCAAGAAACCGGTATCGATCCGGTTTATTTCTTGAAGTTTCCGGTTTTGAATGATAAGAAAGAGGAGCAGTCTCTGATGGAACAAGAAGAAGTTAGGTTTTCCGACGATAACGCATCGGTgcaaaatcaagaaaatgtCGAAAACAAGAATATTCCGGTACCGGAAGTGAAGAACAAGAGGAAGAGACCGAGAAGTATTAAGACGAGTGAGGAAGTAGAGAGCCAAAGAATGACTCATATTGCGGTTGAGAGAAATCGGAGGAAACAAATGAATGAACATCTTCGAGTCTTGAGGTCTCTCATGCCGGGCTCTTATGTACAAAGGGtatgtataaattttattttcttcatcaaaaatttaaaacggagggttaaatttttttaaaattcgatcaccattatttttttatatattttaataagtcAACTTTGATTTTTCAAATAGGAGGGTTGCTTATGTAGCTACGAAGAAGTTGAGTGTCGTATAATTTTCTTTCGACCACATAAGCGTAAACTCGTATAATTTGGAAGAGTAACCTTCATTTGTTGAGAAATTGAAAGTTGGAttaccaaaatataaaaaacaaacgACAATGAATGTAAAAAAAGATATAGTTCAGTGATCGTAAAAACATCTAACCGAAATTTATGCGTggactaattttaattttcagggAGATCAAGCATCTATTATAGGTGGAGCAATTGAGTTTGTGAGAGAATTGGAGCAACTACTACAATGTTTAGAATCTCAAAAGAGGAGAAGAATCTACGGAGAGGCGGCGGTAGCTACAAAACCGATCGGAGATTCAACCGTGACAATGCAACAACCCGATGAATCGCCATTCTTTCCGCCATTACAACTTCCGAACGACGAAATGAAACTAATGGAGTTCGAAACGGGACTACGCGAAGAAACGGCTGAGAGCAAATCCTTCTTAGCTGATGTTGAAGTAAAGGTTTTAGGGTTTGATGCTATGATCAAGATTCTTTCAAGGAGAAGGCCAGCTCAACTTATTAAAACCATTGCAGCTTTGGAAGATTTGCAGCTTAATATACTTCATACCAACATCACTACCATCGAACAAACTGTTCTCTATTCATTCAATGTCAaggtaataattaatatatttaacccttggtgtgtgtgtatatatgcaTGAAATCTTGGTTAGATATTGAATTGAAATGCTAAATTGTGTGCAGATAGCAAGTGAATGTAGATTTACAGCAGAAGAAATAGCGAGCTCAGTTCAAGAAATATTCAGTTTCATTCATGCAAACAGCAGCATGTGATAGTAATATGAAATAGACAAAAAAGCTGAGCTGTTAtgcaaatttattttgtttgttttttcattAATCCCTATATGGATTTTTTCAGTACTTTGCTTCTATTGGATTCCTTATTTTTGCTTTAGAAACCAATACTAAAATTAGTTTGTTTGATAGTGTAGGTAGTAGTATTATATATAAACCACGTAAACATATAATTCTGCATATTCTTCTTTTACTCATAATCTGTTTCTATTTTACTGAATAAACCTTTCTTGTAATTAACGAATTGTAGTTCATTAGCATGTGGCAAATTAGTCTAGCTCATTGTTCGATCATCATTGTATTTATTATGAATCTAACTAAAACTTTATTTCGGCAATTTTAATCtatatatagttttaaaattaaaatattatttaattgatatttgaTATGCGAGGTGTTTTAAATTTTCAGAGTCACTAAactttttttgttaatatttcattttgttttttaaaagttaatttgatTTACAGAATTTTAATATTACAAGCAGTATGATTCCAGTCAAATTTAGTATATGTGGCTATTGGATCTTGTTACGTcagcaataattttttttctcccaacaaaataaaataatataagaaatTTAATGACTGTGAAAATTTACTCATTATTGATGTTAGATTCGATTGTCACATATACAACTTCATGTTTCTTGTAATAAAAGTTTAgtgtctaaaaataaatcaaagtttcacgactaaaataaaataacataataattCTGAAAGTTTAGTACCCGATATGATTAACTTATGAAAATTATACAtgtaaaacacaaaaataaagaaTACAATTTAGaaagatggatatataattttttCCATACTTATCGTTGAAAACACTAGAGTCTAGAAACATATGTCAAACATATTCATACTGCATTCATTTTTTTCATAGATTGGAGGTTCACTCAGTCCGTGGCGGAACTAGGGAGGGtcgaggagggtcggccgatcctcctcgccggaattttttgaaaaaaaaaaacaaattttttggGTTTTTTCTATTGGGGGCGGTTTCTACCActacaaatttatatatttggaGTATATTACAgctgtttgattttttttaaatagccgGATGTAAAAATCTCGACCCTCCTAAGTTGGAGTCATGGTTCCGCCACTGCACTCAGTTGTATGAGCTACATAACTAGACCAACTCTTTTTCTCTAATTCACAATAGTGATGATAAACTCTCTATCTAACCAGATAATGTGGCGATGTGAAGACTCGAACCCGAAatcatgataatttaaaatgCTAATAATTTTGTTGTTGTTAGCTGGTGTGTGTTGTATTCTAATTTTGCATGAGTAAATAGTCTGAAAATCCTGTTAACAAGCAAATAACTCAAAAAAATGCACCCTAAATATATGCATCTCACGCCCCTATTGAGGAACCAAGAAAAATTGAGGTACTAAGTATTTTGAGACTTCAATTCTTCATCGCTCTGGTCTGCACCTTACATTGCAGTTAAAAAGACCGAGCCTATCAAATAGTTTCATTTCAGTATCATTATGTACTTGTATTGCGGTTTAGTTCGATTTGAacatttaacaaattttaatttgcTCGGTTTTGGCCGATGTTATCTGATTTCAAATCAAGCCGTACCAATCAATACACACCCCGAATCGAAGCAATAATTTTTGGTTAACAATCGATCATCCTATTAAAGCCGCGGATTATTTCAGATTCGATCTATAACCATGATTGGAATTAGGAAGTATTTTGATACTGTTGGTGCAGTTATTTTTAgaaacaaataattaattaaatgattttatccCCATTTGCTTAGTGCATGCCTTGAGGTACCTTACATTTACACAGCTTTATCCTTTTCGAAAATGTCTGAggaaaattaattgaaaatatcCAAATTAAATTTTGGGTCTCTTGAAGATTGTTTGTTAGTTTTAGGGTTGACTATTTCCCTTTCAAGAATTAATGAAGGATACCATAGCAACAAAATAGTACAGCAAATTGACTTTTATGAAGCCACGTCCAATCTCTATATGCATGTGGGGAAGATGAAGATCAAAGATGCTTTATGGACTATATTGAGCAAATTGTCaatttcaatcaaaattaaatttattaaaccccACCATGGATTGGCTCAATTGGTCACAAATGTGGACAATAAACATAGAACTTAAAAGAAGGGCTTCTTACTCAAATAACCAACATTCAtatttgatttacttttataccaacACATATTTGACGTTTCAAAACTACCATGCAAGGgagaaattattacttttataccatccatataaatagaaccctaataacacaaatcttcataattacaattattttctctctcctcaaatttctctcttctttctctttcaatTCATCTTTCACACAAATTTCAGATTTGTTCTTCGCACcaatccgcctccgccgtttcaTTTTTGCCGTTTTTCCTCCGTCGTTTTGCCTCCGCCGTTccaccatctttcttttatcattttgatttcagatctgaagtttttaattctttttttttcattttcagatctataatttgcttatttttactgttgttttcaccatcaaacatgtataaagattatctttaaagaatctaatactcatttcatgtaatgtagaataattttgtgattttatggaataaaattctgttatttctgcatttttcttgtgtttctgcgttttttttattctgcagaacgatttattgatgattattgattgctgaattattgtaatattacagttttgttgactttatgttgatatcaactgatttttttttatttttacattgacAACTAAGATAACATTGTctgtaaaataaactaaaaaaattaaattaaattaaattgagactagataatgatatggtagCATCGGGGAAGAAGACATATGATGATGTtgcattattgtaatgttacaatgttgatatggtgttgattttcggttgatattttgttgattttagcatcggtgaagaagacaataatgatattaaattattgtaatgttacaatgttgatcgtATGTTGATATATTGTTGACATGCTGTTGATTTTGGTAtaggtaaaaaatataaataatgattctgaattattataatattacaaattttaatttatgttgatattttgttgattttgtgttggtattttagattgaaaaaataatttattaatctttgattaatttaatgttgattttatattgatatatataaaaaataaaatatatgataaataataaattttgattaattattagcaaaaataaaggtaaataaatattaaaataaaaattagtgttaaaaaagatttacaaaattaatactatccagtttattaaatgttgttgatattatgttgatattgtgttgatattaaaactgacaaaaatgtcaacaataaataatgtacacatgttgattttatattgattttgtgttgattttgagttgatatttgattaattttaatgacaaatagtatacacatgttgattttatgttgattttgtgatgatcttcaattaattttaaggaTATGTGCATGTTAATTTTaggttgattttaggttgacaTCGAGTCGATTTTGCGTTGTTAATATAGCTTAAATAATTGTACATCAATAAAATTTaacattgattttataataaagtttgtacgtagaacataatataaggagaaaaaaaatcaaccaaatttcaaaaatgccgaaatgaatttagtatattctaataaaataacacTCTAGAAAATGAAAGTTATATAAAAATGGCTGAATACCAATAACATATGTTTATGTAGGGAATTTCAGAACGTTTATCGAGAAAAAAACACAAAGAGATCAATCATTCAAACAAATATGTGCACTCCACATTCCATCCTGCTGCTTTTCAAATAAACATCTATTCCGCAAACTTACAGAAGGCATTTATTTcatagacaatattatcttgtttgttaatgttaaaataaaaaaaattagttgatatcgac is a window of Mercurialis annua linkage group LG2, ddMerAnnu1.2, whole genome shotgun sequence DNA encoding:
- the LOC126666872 gene encoding transcription factor FAMA isoform X2, giving the protein MDKEEHYSAAFNGLDYSLYQQQEQEHQLNNPNQHQQIIPSSTFCNSSSPLDKLSFADVMQFADFGPKLALNQTKINEDQETGIDPVYFLKFPVLNDKKEEQSLMEQEEVRFSDDNASVQNQENVENKNIPVPEVKNKRKRPRSIKTSEEVESQRMTHIAVERNRRKQMNEHLRVLRSLMPGSYVQRGDQASIIGGAIEFVRELEQLLQCLESQKRRRIYGEAAVATKPIGDSTVTMQQPDESPFFPPLQLPNDEMKLMEFETGLREETAESKSFLADVEVKVLGFDAMIKILSRRRPAQLIKTIAALEDLQLNILHTNITTIEQTVLYSFNVKIASECRFTAEEIASSVQEIFSFIHANSSM
- the LOC126666872 gene encoding transcription factor FAMA isoform X1, encoding MLYWSELNLFLQAAFNGLDYSLYQQQEQEHQLNNPNQHQQIIPSSTFCNSSSPLDKLSFADVMQFADFGPKLALNQTKINEDQETGIDPVYFLKFPVLNDKKEEQSLMEQEEVRFSDDNASVQNQENVENKNIPVPEVKNKRKRPRSIKTSEEVESQRMTHIAVERNRRKQMNEHLRVLRSLMPGSYVQRGDQASIIGGAIEFVRELEQLLQCLESQKRRRIYGEAAVATKPIGDSTVTMQQPDESPFFPPLQLPNDEMKLMEFETGLREETAESKSFLADVEVKVLGFDAMIKILSRRRPAQLIKTIAALEDLQLNILHTNITTIEQTVLYSFNVKIASECRFTAEEIASSVQEIFSFIHANSSM